A DNA window from Vigna unguiculata cultivar IT97K-499-35 chromosome 10, ASM411807v1, whole genome shotgun sequence contains the following coding sequences:
- the LOC114166737 gene encoding seed linoleate 9S-lipoxygenase-like yields MSSIVERKKLIKGKVVLVQKSVAQTINSPQGLLTTGAKIVYNSPTLDITKSVSFKLISCTKSKLENPKSFGGKVGKDTYLENNVSVVRTVQEIKQEFDIYFEWDLNEMGSPGAFYVTNLMDEEFFLVSVSLEYPIKHDYHHNNINFDCNSWVHNRSCYKTDRIFFFNIPFVPCRTPVQLQEYREEELNNLRGDGTGMRQKWDRIYDYDVYNDLGFLPSDGPEDHPVLGGLKYPYPRRVRTGRQLIQNNKNGEYYEVPADAYYVPRDENFSDQKIAEFTQLSKTALGGSLGPLVLSMYLKTTSNEFNGFEEVLKMYEGGVNLPISITGNTPPSALNFPTPDVIKESKFAWMTDEEFAREMIAGVNPNVIRLLKNKDELELPWISTCNCLQRITVTEEDLEINMDGIKVDEAIKNRKLFVLDYYEPFMTYLTKINDLPSTEAYATRTFLILKEDGTLKPIAIELSKPYICPCGLELVETTVVLPADKGVKSTIWQLAKAHVNVNDTSYHELISHWLHTHAVTEPFAISTHRNLSVLHPIYKLLYPHFRDTFNINSFARKSLVSAGGIIEQTFLPGPYSMEMSAAVYKKWVFAEQALPNDLIKRGLAVKDVSAPHGLRLAIEDYPYAVDGLEIWNAIKLWVQDYVDLYYSDDGAVEDDWELQTWWEEAVEKGHGDLRAPWPELHSSQDLVEICTTIIWVASALHAAVNFGQYSYGGYIMNRPTQSRRWIPKAGTEEYEEAKNNPQEAFLKTITAKYHTIIDLSVMELLSTHSSDEVYLGQRDSLIWTADEEANALFKRFTDDLGKIENNIYDRNNNKGLKNRTGPVQVPYTFLLPTSKPGLTSRGIPNSISI; encoded by the exons ATGAGTTCAATAGTGGAAAGGAAGAAGTTGATTAAGGGGAAGGTGGTGTTGGTACAGAAGAGTGTGGCTCAAACCATTAACAGTCCTCAGGGTCTTCTGACTACTGGCGCCAAGATAGTTTACAACTCACCCACTCTTGATATCACTAAGTCCGTGTCTTTCAAGTTGATTAGTTGTACCAAGTCCAAGTTAGAGAATC CAAAAAGTTTTGGTGGAAAAGTTGGAAAGGATACCTATTTGGAGAATAATGTTTCTGTGGTACGAACTGTGCAAGAGATAAAACAggaatttgatatttattttgaatgggATCTTAATGAGATGGGAAGTCCAGGAGCATTTTATGTAACAAACCTAATGGATGAGGAGTTCTTCCTTGTGAGTGTGTCTCTTGAATATCCAATTAAACACGACTACCATCATAACAATATTAACTTTGACTGTAACTCCTGGGTTCACAACCGTAGTTGTTACAAAACGGATCGCATATTCTTCTTCAACATT CCATTTGTTCCTTGTAGGACACCAGTGCAATTACAAGAGTACAGAGAAGAAGAGTTGAATAACTTAAGGGGAGATGGAACTGGAATGCGTCAGAAATGGGATAGGATTTATGATTATGATGTCTACAATGATCTAGGCTTTCTTCCCAGCGATGGACCTGAAGATCACCCAGTTCTTGGAGGCCTCAAATATCCCTACCCTCGTAGGGTTAGGACTGGGAGACAACTCATCCAGAATAACAAAAATG GTGAATATTATGAGGTACCAGCTGACGCTTATTATGTTCCAAGAGATGAAAATTTCAGTGATCAGAAGATTGCGGAATTCACTCAATTATCAAAGACAGCTTTAGGTGGAAGTCTCGGACCTTTGGTGCTATCTATGTATTTAAAGACAACATCAAATGAATTTAATGGCTTCGAAGAAGTGCTGAAAATGTACGAAGGTGGAGTTAATCTGCCTATATCTATCACTGGAAACACTCCTCCAAGTGCCCTTAACTTCCCAACTCCTGATGTAATCAAAG agAGCAAGTTTGCATGGATGACTGATGAAGAATTTGCAAGAGAGATGATTGCCGGTGTAAACCCTAATGTAATTCGGCTTCTTAAA AATAAGGATGAGCTTGAATTGCCATGGATATCAACTTGCAACTGTCTTCAACGCATTACAGTAACAGAAGAAGACTTGGAGATTAACATGGATGGGATCAAAGTAGATGAG GCAATCAAGAATAGGAAATTGTTCGTATTGGATTACTATGAACCATTCATGACATATCTGACGAAGATAAACGACCTTCCTTCAACAGAGGCTTACGCCACCAGGACATTCTTGATCTTAAAAGAAGACGGCACATTGAAACCAATTGCTATTGAATTAAGCAAGCCATATATATGTCCATGTGGTCTTGAGCTTGTCGAGACCACAGTGGTGCTGCCTGCAGACAAAGGTGTTAAAAGTACAATTTGGCAATTGGCCAAAGCTCATGTTAATGTAAATGACACAAGCTATCATGAGCTCATAAGTCactg GTTACATACTCATGCAGTGACCGAGCCATTTGCCATATCAACACACAGGAATCTCAGTGTACTTCACCCGATTTACAAACTCCTTTATCCCCACTTCCGTGACACCTTCAACATAAACTCATTTGCTAGGAAGTCCCTGGTGAGTGCAGGTGGCATTATTGAACAAACATTTTTGCCTGGACCATATTCTATGGAGATGTCTGCCGCTGTATACAAGAAATGGGTTTTCGCTGAACAAGCATTACCGAACGATCTCATCAAAAG AGGATTGGCGGTGAAGGATGTGAGTGCACCTCATGGGTTGAGGCTTGCGATAGAGGACTATCCTTATGCTGTTGATGGACTAGAAATATGGAATGCTATTAAGCTATGGGTACAAGACTACGTGGATCTGTATTATTCAGACGATGGGGCAGTTGAAGACGATTGGGAATTGCAAACATGGTGGGAGGAAGCTGTGGAGAAGGGTCACGGTGACTTAAGAGCACCATGGCCTGAACTTCATAGTTCTCAAGATCTGGTTGAGATTTGCACTACCATCATATGGGTTGCTTCAGCTCTTCATGCCGCTGTTAATTTTGGACAGTATTCTTATGGAGGTTATATCATGAACCGTCCTACACAAAGCCGGAGATGGATCCCAAAAGCAGGAACTGAAGAGTATGAAGAGGCGAAGAACAATCCTCAAGAAGCTTTTCTGAAAACAATTACTGCAAAGTACCACACCATTATTGATCTTTCAGTGATGGAGCTACTATCAACCCATTCTTCAGACGAGGTTTATCTTGGACAAAGGGACAGTCTCATTTGGACTGCTGATGAAGAAGCAAACGCTTTGTTTAAAAGATTTACAGATGACTTAGGAAAAATTGAGAATAACATCTATGACAGGAACAACAACAAAGGACTTAAAAATCGTACTGGACCGGTCCAAGTGCCCTACACTTTTCTTCTTCCCACCAGTAAACCGGGTTTGACTTCCAGAGGAATCCCTAACAGTATCTCTATCTAA
- the LOC114166743 gene encoding seed linoleate 9S-lipoxygenase-3-like → MSSIVERKKLIKGKVVLVQKSVAQIINTPQGFLTVGAKIVNNIPTLDIVKSVSFKLISSTESENPTTLAGKVGKDTYLENNVSVVRTVQEIKEEFDIYFEWDRNEMGSPGAFYVTNQMDEEFFLVSLTLEYPSQHDNHTNIYFDCNSWVHNHSCYKTDRIFFANVPYLPDTTPVQLQTYREAELNNLRGDGTGMRQTWDRIYDYDVYNDLGFLGSDGPKDHPVLGGLNYPYPRRVRTGRNLIQNKKNGEF, encoded by the exons ATGAGTTCAATAGTGGAAAGGAAGAAGTTGATTAAGGGGAAGGTGGTGTTGGTACAGAAGAGTGTGGCTCAAATCATTAACACTCCACAGGGTTTTCTGACTGTTGGTGCCAAGATAGTTAACAACATACCCACTCTTGATATCGTTAAGTCTGTGTCTTTCAAGTTGATTAGTAGTACCGAGTCGGAGAATC CAACGACTTTGGCTGGAAAAGTTGGAAAGGATACCTATTTGGAGAATAATGTTTCTGTGGTACGAACTGTGCAAGAGATCAAAGAggaatttgatatttattttgaatgggATCGTAATGAGATGGGAAGTCCAGGAGCATTTTATGTCACAAACCAAATGGATGAGGAGTTCTTCCTTGTGAGTTTGACTCTTGAATATCCAAGTCAACACGACAACCATACCAATATTTACTTTGACTGTAACTCCTGGGTTCACAACCATAGTTGTTACAAAACGGATCGCATATTCTTCGCCAACGTT CCATATCTTCCTGATACGACACCAGTGCAATTACAAACGTACAGAGAAGCAGAGTTGAATAACTTAAGGGGAGATGGAACTGGAATGCGTCAGACATGGGATAGGATTTATGATTATGATGTCTACAATGACCTAGGCTTTCTTGGCAGCGATGGACCAAAAGATCACCCAGTTCTTGGAGGCCTCAATTATCCCTACCCTCGTAGGGTTAGGACTGGGAGAAACCTCATCCAGAATAAGAAAAATGGTGAGTTTTAA
- the LOC114166742 gene encoding seed linoleate 9S-lipoxygenase-like, which produces MLMLHTHAVTEPFAISTHRNLSVLHPIYKLLYPHFRDTFSINSFARKSLISAGGIIEQTFLPGPYSMEMTAAVYKNWVFADQALPKDLIKRGLAVKDVSAPHGLRLAIEDYPYAVDGLEIWNAIKLWVQDYVHLYYSDEGAIERDWELQTWWEEAVEKGHGDLRAPWPELHSSQDLVEICTTIIWVASALHAAVNFGQYSYGGYIMNRPTQSRRWIPKAGTEEYEEAKNNPQEAFLKTITAKYHTIIDLSVMELLSTHSSDEVYLGQRDSLIWTSDEEANALFKRFTDDLGKIEKDISDRNNNKELKNRTGPVQMPYTVLLPTSEPGLTFRGIPNSISI; this is translated from the exons ATGTTAAT GTTACACACTCATGCAGTGACCGAGCCATTTGCCATATCAACACACAGGAATCTCAGTGTACTTCACCCAATTTACAAACTCCTTTATCCTCACTTCCGTGACACCTTCAGCATAAACTCATTTGCTAGGAAGTCCCTGATCAGTGCAGGTGGCATTATAGAACAAACATTTTTGCCTGGACCATATTCTATGGAGATGACTGCCGCTGTATACAAGAATTGGGTTTTCGCTGACCAAGCTTTACCGAAGGATCTCATCAAAAg AGGATTGGCGGTGAAGGATGTGAGTGCACCTCATGGGTTGAGGCTTGCGATAGAGGACTATCCTTATGCTGTTGATGGACTAGAAATATGGAATGCTATTAAGCTATGGGTACAAGACTACGTGCATCTGTATTATTCAGACGAAGGGGCAATTGAAAGAGATTGGGAATTGCAAACATGGTGGGAGGAAGCTGTGGAGAAGGGTCACGGTGACTTAAGGGCACCATGGCCTGAACTTCATAGTTCTCAAGATCTGGTTGAGATTTGCACTACCATCATATGGGTTGCTTCAGCTCTTCATGCCGCTGTTAATTTTGGACAGTATTCTTATGGAGGTTATATCATGAACCGTCCTACACAAAGCCGGAGATGGATCCCAAAAGCAGGAACTGAAGAGTATGAAGAGGCGAAGAACAATCCTCAAGAAGCTTTTCTGAAAACAATTACTGCAAAGTACCACACCATTATTGATCTTTCAGTGATGGAGCTACTATCAACACATTCTTCAGACGAGGTTTATCTTGGACAAAGGGACAGTCTCATTTGGACTTCTGATGAAGAAGCAAACGCTTTGTTTAAAAGATTTACAGATGACTTAGGAAAAATTGAGAAAGACATCTCTGACAGGAACAACAACAAAGAACTTAAAAATCGTACTGGACCGGTCCAAATGCCCTACACTGTTCTTCTTCCCACCAGTGAACCGGGATTGACTTTCAGAGGAATCCCTAACAGTATCTCTATCTAA